A DNA window from Streptomyces canus contains the following coding sequences:
- a CDS encoding YwqJ-related putative deaminase, translating to MTIMNTTQTGPHTGPHTGTTTGANGSPHAGLNGDPRIGWSSAERPHAPALRHRRDGILPTVAAALSVRGATLTSTAARGDQAPPLHPLVQDFLDTLGSDRRDRFTGRCAETMLISRHIAAADAARSKRAGRKPMTNGEARRALKQAKLTARRIREDGDPLHGSFAAPCRACTALSAHFGVRIVDPTANGG from the coding sequence ATGACGATCATGAACACGACGCAGACGGGACCGCACACAGGACCGCACACGGGCACGACGACCGGCGCGAACGGCAGCCCGCACGCCGGCCTCAACGGCGATCCCCGCATCGGCTGGAGCAGTGCCGAGAGACCCCACGCGCCCGCCCTCCGCCACCGCCGCGACGGCATACTGCCCACGGTCGCCGCCGCCCTCTCCGTCCGCGGCGCCACCCTCACCTCCACCGCGGCCCGTGGCGACCAGGCCCCGCCGCTGCACCCGCTCGTCCAGGACTTCCTCGACACCCTCGGCAGCGACCGGCGCGACCGCTTCACCGGCCGCTGTGCCGAGACCATGCTCATATCGCGGCACATCGCCGCCGCCGACGCCGCCCGCAGCAAGCGCGCCGGCCGCAAACCGATGACCAACGGCGAGGCCCGCCGCGCTCTCAAGCAGGCCAAGCTCACCGCCCGCCGCATCCGCGAGGACGGCGACCCGCTGCACGGCAGCTTCGCCGCTCCCTGCCGCGCCTGTACCGCTCTGAGCGCCCACTTCGGCGTACGCATCGTCGACCCGACGGCGAACGGCGGCTGA
- the glmU gene encoding bifunctional UDP-N-acetylglucosamine diphosphorylase/glucosamine-1-phosphate N-acetyltransferase GlmU — protein MSAIRPAAVVVLAAGEGTRMKSATPKVLHEICGRSLVGHVLAAARELDPENLVVVVGHAREQVTAHLADTDAAVRTAVQAQQNGTGHAVRMALEELGGRVDGTVVVVCGDTPLLTGETLNALAATHSTDGNAVTVLTAEVPDATGYGRIVRDTVSGAVTGIVEHKDASEAQRAIREINSGVFAFDGQLLADALGKVRTDNSQGEEYLTDVLGILREAGHRVGASVAADHREIAGINNRVQLSEARRILNHRLLTHAMLSGVTVVDPATTWVDVGVTFGQDSVVHPGTQLHGSTHLGEGAEVGPHSRLTDTHVGAGARVDNTVAHSAHIGDHASVGPFAYLRPGSRLGAKGKIGTYVETKNASIGEGAKVPHLSYVGDATIGDYTNIGAASVFVNYDGQDKHHTTVGSHCRTGSDNMFVAPVTVGDGAYTAAGSVITKDVPPGSLAVARGQQRNIEGWVARKRPGSAAAKAAEAASREGASED, from the coding sequence GTGAGCGCCATTCGCCCGGCAGCCGTCGTCGTTCTCGCAGCGGGTGAGGGCACCCGTATGAAGTCGGCCACACCCAAGGTCCTGCACGAGATCTGTGGCCGCAGCCTCGTCGGGCATGTGCTCGCCGCCGCCCGCGAGTTGGACCCCGAGAACCTCGTCGTGGTCGTGGGGCACGCCCGGGAGCAGGTCACCGCTCACCTCGCCGACACCGACGCCGCCGTACGAACGGCCGTGCAGGCGCAGCAGAACGGCACCGGGCACGCCGTCCGGATGGCGCTGGAGGAACTCGGTGGCCGTGTCGACGGGACCGTCGTCGTCGTGTGCGGGGACACCCCTCTGCTGACCGGCGAGACCCTCAACGCCCTTGCCGCCACGCACTCCACGGACGGGAACGCGGTCACCGTGCTGACCGCCGAGGTGCCGGACGCGACCGGGTACGGGCGGATCGTGCGGGACACGGTGTCCGGTGCCGTGACCGGGATCGTCGAGCACAAGGACGCCTCCGAGGCGCAGCGGGCCATCCGCGAGATCAACTCGGGCGTCTTCGCCTTCGACGGGCAGCTCCTCGCCGACGCGCTGGGCAAGGTGCGGACCGACAACTCCCAGGGCGAGGAGTACCTCACCGACGTTCTCGGGATTCTCCGGGAGGCCGGGCACCGCGTCGGCGCTTCCGTCGCCGCCGATCACCGTGAGATCGCCGGGATCAACAACCGTGTGCAGCTCTCCGAGGCGCGGCGGATCCTCAACCACAGGCTGCTGACGCACGCCATGCTCTCCGGCGTCACCGTCGTCGACCCGGCCACCACCTGGGTGGACGTCGGCGTCACCTTCGGCCAGGACTCCGTCGTCCACCCGGGCACGCAGCTGCACGGCTCGACGCACCTCGGTGAGGGCGCCGAGGTGGGTCCCCACAGCCGCCTCACGGACACGCATGTCGGAGCGGGAGCCCGCGTCGACAACACCGTCGCCCACAGCGCCCACATCGGCGACCACGCGAGCGTGGGACCGTTCGCCTATCTGCGTCCCGGCTCCCGGCTGGGCGCGAAGGGCAAGATCGGGACGTACGTCGAGACGAAGAACGCGAGCATCGGGGAGGGGGCGAAGGTCCCGCATCTCTCCTATGTCGGTGACGCGACGATCGGCGACTACACGAACATCGGTGCCGCGAGCGTGTTCGTGAACTACGACGGTCAGGACAAGCACCACACGACGGTCGGGTCGCATTGCCGCACGGGTTCGGACAACATGTTTGTGGCGCCTGTCACGGTCGGGGACGGCGCGTACACCGCCGCAGGGTCGGTGATCACGAAGGATGTGCCGCCCGGTTCGCTGGCCGTGGCCCGTGGCCAGCAGCGGAATATCGAGGGCTGGGTGGCCCGGAAGCGTCCGGGGAGCGCGGCGGCGAAGGCTGCCGAGGCGGCTTCCCGGGAGGGCGCGAGCGAGGACTGA
- a CDS encoding SUKH-3 domain-containing protein, which produces MHPDRTGTTRFPVPVDAVLRAAGWQPGRWDIKQAEIWADALREHTSPAGHRHAVFPAAVEAWAEFGGLHLTPTGPGRQVAPVHLHLDPLHGLHMARTLADLGRALDTEVCPLGAETDSQAILCIDTEGRVYVLDHTGDWYLGPDIDQALTGLVSGIEPTRLIAG; this is translated from the coding sequence ATGCACCCCGACCGCACCGGCACCACCCGTTTCCCCGTCCCCGTCGACGCCGTTCTGCGCGCCGCCGGCTGGCAGCCCGGACGCTGGGACATAAAGCAGGCCGAGATCTGGGCCGACGCCCTGCGCGAACACACCTCACCGGCCGGACACCGGCACGCCGTGTTCCCGGCGGCGGTCGAGGCCTGGGCCGAGTTCGGCGGACTGCACCTGACCCCCACCGGCCCCGGCCGCCAGGTCGCCCCCGTCCACCTCCACCTCGACCCGCTGCACGGTCTCCACATGGCCCGCACCCTCGCCGACCTCGGCCGCGCCCTCGACACCGAGGTCTGCCCGCTCGGCGCCGAGACCGACTCCCAGGCCATCCTCTGCATCGACACCGAGGGCCGTGTCTACGTCCTCGACCACACCGGCGACTGGTACCTCGGCCCCGACATCGACCAGGCCCTCACCGGCCTCGTCTCGGGCATCGAACCGACCCGGCTCATCGCGGGCTGA
- a CDS encoding cellulose-binding protein codes for MSSAQVSPQGFVAVRGRGYRPEQVEAYAAALSRDRDAAWERAARLTVLAREMEAEVVRLTEVVAGLAPQVYEALGEGARRLFELGQEEAADVRERARQEAQRLADEAQAHADGVRGAAQAHADTVRAEADERARQRLLAARAEADEIRVAARREVKAGRGEALAALRDVRQRTIGMLAEQTKEYAERWAEVERAEEQGAAEADARNAERVARAEAALSDAKREFAAAEAAVGRCEEDARARAAEILAEARAQEERIAGETERVLRKHEERRDEVQAQMDHVRSSLTALTGTAATE; via the coding sequence ATGAGCAGCGCACAGGTTTCGCCGCAGGGGTTCGTGGCCGTACGAGGGCGCGGCTACCGTCCCGAACAGGTCGAGGCGTACGCCGCCGCGCTGTCCCGGGACCGTGACGCCGCCTGGGAACGGGCCGCCCGGCTCACCGTGCTCGCCCGGGAGATGGAGGCGGAGGTGGTGCGACTGACGGAGGTCGTGGCGGGGCTGGCACCGCAGGTGTACGAGGCGCTCGGCGAGGGTGCGCGCCGGCTCTTCGAACTGGGGCAGGAGGAGGCCGCGGACGTCCGGGAGAGGGCGCGACAGGAGGCGCAGCGCCTCGCGGACGAGGCACAGGCGCATGCCGACGGCGTACGGGGTGCCGCGCAGGCGCACGCCGACACCGTGCGTGCCGAGGCCGACGAACGCGCCCGTCAGCGGCTGCTCGCCGCGCGCGCCGAGGCCGACGAGATCCGTGTCGCGGCCCGGCGTGAGGTGAAGGCGGGGCGCGGGGAGGCGCTCGCCGCATTGCGCGACGTACGCCAGCGCACCATCGGGATGCTCGCCGAGCAGACCAAGGAGTATGCGGAGCGATGGGCCGAGGTGGAGCGGGCCGAGGAGCAGGGGGCGGCCGAGGCGGACGCGCGGAACGCCGAACGGGTGGCGCGGGCGGAGGCGGCGCTGTCGGACGCGAAGCGGGAGTTCGCCGCGGCGGAGGCCGCGGTGGGACGGTGCGAGGAGGACGCACGCGCGCGTGCGGCGGAGATCCTTGCGGAGGCGCGGGCCCAGGAGGAGCGGATCGCCGGGGAGACGGAGCGGGTACTGCGGAAGCACGAGGAGCGCCGGGACGAGGTGCAAGCACAGATGGACCACGTACGCAGCAGCCTGACGGCACTCACCGGGACAGCAGCGACGGAGTGA
- a CDS encoding 50S ribosomal protein L25/general stress protein Ctc: protein MSEVKIVAETRSEFGKGAARRIRRDNKVPGVLYGRGSDPIHLTLPGHELLLALRTSNVLIALDIDGKTNELAIPKSVQRDPIKGYLEHVDLQLVKRGEQVNVEIYVHTEGDLAPGAYLLEHVLNALPVEAEATHIPESVTVSIEGLAAGDSVLAKDITLPKGTKLAVDGDTVVLQVLAAQAEESEGEAGEGDESAEA from the coding sequence ATGTCCGAGGTCAAGATCGTCGCCGAGACCCGTTCCGAGTTCGGCAAGGGTGCCGCCCGCCGTATCCGCCGTGACAACAAGGTTCCCGGTGTTCTGTACGGTCGCGGTTCCGACCCGATCCACCTGACCCTGCCGGGCCACGAGCTGCTGCTCGCGCTGCGTACGTCGAACGTCCTGATCGCCCTGGACATCGACGGCAAGACCAACGAGCTGGCGATCCCGAAGTCCGTGCAGCGTGACCCGATCAAGGGCTACCTCGAGCACGTCGACCTCCAGCTGGTCAAGCGCGGCGAGCAGGTCAACGTCGAGATCTACGTCCACACCGAGGGTGACCTGGCCCCGGGCGCCTACCTGCTGGAGCACGTCCTGAACGCGCTGCCGGTCGAGGCCGAGGCCACGCACATCCCCGAGTCGGTCACCGTCTCCATCGAGGGCCTGGCCGCCGGCGACTCCGTCCTCGCCAAGGACATCACCCTGCCGAAGGGCACCAAGCTGGCCGTCGACGGCGACACCGTCGTCCTGCAGGTCCTGGCCGCGCAGGCCGAGGAGTCCGAGGGCGAGGCCGGCGAGGGCGACGAGTCCGCGGAGGCCTGA
- a CDS encoding ribose-phosphate diphosphokinase, producing MTGIKTTGEKKMMFFSGRAHPELAKEVAEQLGVGVVPTKAFDFANGEIYVRYQESARGADCFVIQSHTAPINQWIMEQLIMIDALKRASARSITVIVPFYGYARQDKKHRGREPISARLIADLMKTAGADRLLTVDLHTDQIQGFFDGPVDHLFALPLLADYVGRKVDRDKLTVVSPDAGRVRVADRWCDRLGAPLAIVHKRRDKDVANQVTVHEVVGEVKGRVCVLVDDMIDTGGTICAAADALFAHGAEDVIVTATHGVLSGPAADRLKNSRVSEFVFTNTLPTPGELGRDLDKMTVLSIAPTIASAVREVFEDGSVTSLFDEQ from the coding sequence GTGACCGGGATCAAGACGACCGGCGAGAAGAAGATGATGTTCTTCTCCGGCCGCGCCCACCCCGAGCTTGCCAAGGAGGTCGCCGAGCAGCTGGGTGTCGGGGTTGTCCCGACCAAGGCCTTCGACTTCGCGAACGGCGAGATCTACGTCCGCTACCAGGAGTCGGCACGCGGTGCGGACTGCTTCGTGATCCAGAGCCACACGGCTCCGATCAACCAGTGGATCATGGAGCAGCTGATCATGATCGACGCGCTGAAGCGTGCGTCGGCCCGCTCCATCACGGTCATCGTGCCGTTCTACGGTTACGCGCGGCAGGACAAGAAGCACCGTGGCCGTGAACCGATCTCGGCGCGGCTGATCGCGGACCTGATGAAGACGGCGGGTGCGGACCGCCTCCTCACCGTCGATCTGCACACGGACCAGATCCAGGGCTTCTTCGACGGGCCCGTGGACCACCTCTTCGCCCTTCCGCTGCTGGCGGACTACGTGGGCCGGAAGGTCGACCGGGACAAGCTGACGGTCGTGTCCCCGGACGCGGGCCGGGTGCGGGTCGCGGACCGCTGGTGCGACCGGCTGGGTGCGCCGCTGGCGATCGTGCACAAGCGGCGTGACAAGGACGTGGCGAACCAGGTGACCGTCCACGAGGTCGTGGGTGAGGTCAAGGGCCGCGTGTGTGTCCTGGTCGACGACATGATCGACACGGGCGGCACGATCTGCGCCGCCGCGGACGCGCTGTTCGCGCACGGCGCGGAGGACGTCATCGTGACGGCCACCCACGGTGTGCTGTCCGGGCCGGCCGCGGACCGGCTGAAGAACTCCCGGGTGAGCGAGTTCGTGTTCACGAACACCCTGCCGACGCCGGGTGAGCTGGGCCGCGACCTGGACAAGATGACGGTCCTGTCGATCGCGCCGACGATCGCGAGCGCGGTGCGTGAGGTGTTCGAGGACGGTTCGGTGACGAGCCTGTTCGACGAGCAGTAA
- a CDS encoding sensor histidine kinase, producing the protein MTTTGEDTTAAQTGPWWWARWRSAVLDVSLASASAVECAFEGIRFAEDAGIPMAAGIVFGVLTGSVLVVRRKWPIAVVLVSIAITPAQMGYLMGIVGLYTLAASELPRRIIGSLAGMSLVGMLIVMFVRVRQDMAHGELDLGDWFVPFASITTAIGMTAPPLLLGLYVGARRRLMESLRERADDLERELQLLAERAEERAEWARGEERTRIAREMHDVVAHRVSLMVVHAAALQAVARKDPEKAVKNAALVGDMGRQALTELREMLGVLRSGDGFGRRERSAVPLVAVGMAAAVAASRAVEEADGPCLDDLETLIGQSAAAGMAVDLSVEGDVRSYAAQIEQTAFRVVQEALTNVHKHAAGAKTHVRLAHRASEIAMQVENEPPPEVPSLASARLPSGGNGLVGMKERVSALGGVFVSGPTEAGGFRVSAVIPAA; encoded by the coding sequence ATGACCACGACGGGGGAAGACACCACCGCGGCTCAGACGGGGCCGTGGTGGTGGGCACGGTGGCGTAGCGCGGTACTGGACGTGAGCCTGGCGTCGGCGTCCGCTGTCGAGTGTGCGTTCGAGGGGATCCGGTTCGCGGAGGACGCCGGGATCCCGATGGCTGCCGGAATCGTGTTCGGTGTGCTGACGGGGTCGGTGCTGGTCGTCCGGCGCAAGTGGCCGATCGCCGTCGTGCTCGTCTCGATCGCGATCACGCCGGCCCAGATGGGCTACCTCATGGGCATCGTCGGCCTGTACACGCTCGCCGCGTCCGAGCTGCCGCGCCGGATCATCGGCTCGCTGGCGGGGATGTCGCTGGTCGGCATGCTGATCGTGATGTTCGTGCGGGTACGGCAGGACATGGCGCACGGCGAACTGGACCTGGGGGACTGGTTCGTCCCCTTCGCGTCGATCACGACCGCGATCGGCATGACCGCACCGCCGCTGCTGCTCGGGCTGTACGTGGGTGCCCGGCGCCGGCTCATGGAGAGCCTGCGGGAGCGGGCCGACGATCTGGAGCGAGAGCTCCAGCTGCTCGCCGAGCGGGCCGAGGAGCGGGCCGAGTGGGCGCGGGGCGAGGAGCGGACCCGTATCGCGCGCGAAATGCATGACGTCGTGGCGCACCGCGTGAGCCTGATGGTGGTGCACGCGGCCGCGCTTCAGGCCGTCGCCCGGAAGGATCCCGAGAAGGCCGTCAAGAACGCCGCACTGGTGGGGGACATGGGGCGGCAGGCGCTCACCGAGCTGCGGGAGATGCTCGGGGTGCTGCGCAGTGGGGACGGTTTCGGGCGGCGGGAGCGGTCCGCGGTGCCACTCGTCGCGGTGGGGATGGCGGCGGCCGTGGCGGCCTCGCGGGCCGTGGAGGAGGCCGACGGGCCCTGTCTGGACGATCTGGAGACGTTGATCGGGCAGTCGGCCGCGGCGGGGATGGCCGTGGATCTGTCGGTGGAGGGTGACGTGCGGTCGTATGCCGCGCAGATCGAGCAGACGGCGTTCCGGGTGGTGCAGGAGGCGCTGACGAACGTCCACAAGCACGCGGCGGGCGCGAAGACGCACGTACGGCTGGCGCACCGGGCGTCGGAGATCGCGATGCAGGTGGAGAACGAACCGCCGCCGGAGGTGCCGTCGCTCGCGTCGGCGCGGCTGCCGTCGGGGGGCAACGGCCTGGTGGGGATGAAGGAGCGGGTCTCCGCGCTGGGCGGGGTGTTCGTGTCGGGGCCGACGGAGGCGGGGGGCTTCCGGGTGTCGGCGGTGATTCCGGCGGCATGA
- a CDS encoding SUKH-4 family immunity protein, translating to MVTFAQAQERAEEWINGDVPSYQHREVRVREFDLGFVVWAEDRAEGPRSDGGAQRLVIARDSGEATLWPSLPVGEVIRRYEETYGREDGVEDAGGVSAASRVDLNQTSFLLTPPEWLQDAADKLGIGGDGAGASSGARDGGPGGAGSSAGSDADSGAASGVPAGARPWTGTDTNGGEDLSVALPETVFSAPVSGGGTEEGASSALEGSEVAEVSEGVDVQEVSEISETSDSRTARISGGARSSSGVREEGARGVTPPGGSSYGYPQGSGGPGAGATPSSAPGASSYSYPQGAGASGVAGSPPAPGVSSYGYPQGAGASGVAGSLPAPGVSSYGYPQGAGASGAAAAGGPGAGVTPPPPSALGASSYGYPQAPGGGAGAPRPPGVPGAPGAPGPAPSAGDIADVATSKLAPPSRGAQAGGSTPPPPPGPPGVPGAQQGNSTPPPAPGAPGGGYVPTQFVSAPGVEGPSGSGAPQPPGAPSAPGGAPTPPPPGAPGMPHSSGGPGFPSAPGSGAPGVPQGSGGQGSSRFPGVPGGSGVAQPAGVPGGPQASGAPGVPQGSGGQGSSRFSGVPGGSGGPQPPGAPGAPQASGATGVPGAPGVPQPPGAPGVPRTAPGAVHHAETVLSSPPSGGPGIPPPPQAPRSPGAPGTPGSPSVPGAPGTPGAPGAAVGAPQPMPPGTMPPPPPGAVPSPGLVPPPGQPASGQPMPGQPAPGQSLSGQPVSGQSAPGPSAPGPSAPGPSSPGQPGPGQPPAYGYPQQTQPTVGPGYQAVLRYRAQDGSEQQLIRRSAPGTPHPEWQIFHELRGMNVPPDQVLELHTELESCELPGAYCARMIREQWPQARIASIAPYGTDHASRQQGMQQLLAHQGELHQVADGPARPGPVRAPLPPVQSAPPIPPEGVAQELAGAFGPGIFRFEQAAVSRQGVPPVVAHSLVVAGLPLDMGPFFWAQAQPGRPVPTLAELAAERGVQPASDAGSYLVMGSDFGKAICVQYGTANIVAVPVEAGPGGVPVPPQFVNTGLPEFQRCLALLGRMWRLRFGLNQEQAGRWTVDFQAQLASLDPAALGSPESWWSVLLEQMWDGLL from the coding sequence ATGGTGACGTTCGCGCAGGCGCAGGAGCGCGCGGAAGAGTGGATCAACGGGGATGTGCCGTCGTATCAGCATCGTGAGGTGCGGGTGCGGGAGTTCGACCTCGGGTTCGTGGTGTGGGCCGAGGACCGGGCGGAGGGACCGCGTTCCGACGGCGGTGCGCAGCGGCTGGTGATCGCCCGGGACAGCGGGGAGGCCACGCTGTGGCCCTCGTTGCCGGTGGGCGAGGTGATTCGCCGGTACGAGGAGACGTACGGCCGGGAGGACGGGGTCGAGGACGCGGGGGGCGTGTCCGCGGCGTCCCGGGTCGATCTGAACCAGACGTCGTTTCTCCTGACGCCGCCGGAGTGGTTGCAGGACGCGGCGGACAAGCTGGGGATCGGCGGCGACGGCGCGGGGGCTTCGTCCGGGGCTCGGGACGGTGGGCCTGGTGGTGCGGGGTCGAGTGCTGGTTCGGATGCTGATTCGGGTGCCGCGTCGGGGGTGCCTGCCGGGGCGAGGCCGTGGACCGGGACCGACACCAACGGGGGTGAGGACCTCTCCGTGGCGTTGCCGGAGACGGTGTTCTCGGCGCCGGTGAGCGGTGGCGGTACGGAGGAGGGGGCTTCGTCGGCCTTGGAGGGCTCGGAGGTCGCGGAGGTCTCGGAGGGCGTGGACGTCCAGGAGGTCTCGGAGATCTCGGAGACCTCGGACTCCAGGACTGCGCGGATTTCGGGGGGCGCGCGGTCGTCGTCCGGGGTGCGTGAGGAGGGGGCGCGGGGGGTTACGCCGCCGGGGGGGTCTTCGTACGGGTATCCGCAGGGGTCGGGTGGGCCAGGTGCCGGGGCGACTCCGTCGTCTGCGCCGGGTGCCTCCTCGTACAGTTATCCGCAGGGTGCCGGTGCTTCGGGTGTGGCTGGTTCTCCGCCTGCGCCGGGTGTGTCTTCGTACGGGTATCCGCAGGGTGCTGGTGCTTCGGGCGTGGCTGGTTCTCTGCCTGCGCCCGGTGTGTCTTCGTACGGGTATCCGCAGGGGGCGGGCGCTTCGGGTGCGGCTGCTGCGGGTGGTCCGGGGGCTGGTGTCACGCCTCCGCCCCCGTCTGCGTTGGGTGCGTCCTCGTACGGGTATCCGCAGGCGCCCGGTGGTGGTGCTGGGGCGCCTCGGCCGCCGGGTGTGCCTGGCGCTCCCGGTGCTCCGGGGCCCGCGCCGAGCGCCGGGGACATCGCTGATGTCGCCACCAGCAAGTTGGCGCCTCCCTCGCGTGGGGCGCAGGCCGGCGGATCGACCCCGCCGCCTCCGCCGGGTCCCCCCGGGGTGCCCGGTGCGCAGCAGGGGAACTCGACTCCGCCGCCCGCTCCTGGTGCGCCGGGGGGCGGGTATGTGCCCACCCAGTTCGTGTCGGCGCCGGGTGTCGAGGGGCCTTCGGGATCGGGAGCACCGCAGCCTCCGGGCGCACCGTCCGCTCCTGGTGGTGCGCCGACTCCGCCTCCGCCCGGGGCTCCGGGTATGCCGCATTCGTCCGGCGGCCCGGGGTTCCCGAGTGCACCGGGCTCTGGTGCTCCGGGTGTGCCGCAGGGTTCTGGTGGCCAGGGTTCATCGCGGTTTCCGGGTGTGCCGGGTGGGTCTGGTGTTGCGCAGCCGGCCGGTGTTCCAGGTGGTCCGCAGGCTTCTGGTGCTCCCGGTGTGCCGCAGGGTTCTGGTGGCCAGGGTTCATCGCGGTTTTCCGGTGTGCCGGGTGGGTCTGGTGGTCCGCAGCCGCCCGGTGCCCCGGGCGCTCCGCAGGCTTCTGGGGCTACGGGTGTGCCGGGGGCTCCCGGCGTGCCGCAGCCTCCTGGTGCCCCCGGTGTTCCACGGACCGCGCCTGGGGCCGTGCATCACGCGGAAACCGTGTTGTCCTCGCCCCCGTCGGGCGGCCCCGGCATTCCTCCGCCGCCGCAAGCGCCCCGCTCTCCTGGCGCCCCCGGAACCCCGGGCTCTCCCAGCGTCCCCGGGGCCCCTGGAACCCCCGGCGCCCCTGGGGCGGCTGTGGGCGCTCCGCAGCCGATGCCGCCCGGCACGATGCCGCCCCCGCCTCCGGGTGCCGTACCGTCCCCGGGCCTGGTGCCTCCGCCCGGGCAGCCCGCGTCCGGGCAGCCGATGCCGGGACAGCCCGCGCCGGGACAGTCTCTGTCCGGGCAGCCGGTGTCGGGACAGTCCGCGCCGGGTCCGTCCGCGCCGGGTCCGTCCGCGCCGGGTCCGTCCTCGCCCGGTCAGCCCGGGCCCGGTCAGCCCCCGGCCTACGGCTACCCCCAGCAGACGCAGCCCACCGTCGGGCCCGGGTATCAGGCGGTCCTTCGCTACCGTGCGCAGGACGGGTCGGAGCAGCAGTTGATCCGGCGGTCGGCGCCGGGGACGCCGCACCCCGAGTGGCAGATCTTCCACGAGCTGCGTGGCATGAACGTGCCCCCGGACCAAGTGCTGGAGCTGCACACCGAGTTGGAGTCGTGCGAGCTGCCGGGGGCGTACTGCGCACGGATGATCCGGGAGCAGTGGCCGCAGGCGCGGATCGCGAGCATCGCCCCGTACGGCACGGATCACGCGAGCCGGCAGCAGGGCATGCAGCAACTGCTGGCGCACCAGGGCGAGTTGCACCAGGTGGCGGATGGGCCTGCCCGTCCGGGGCCGGTGCGCGCGCCGTTGCCGCCCGTCCAGTCCGCGCCGCCGATCCCGCCGGAGGGCGTGGCGCAGGAGCTGGCGGGGGCTTTCGGCCCCGGCATCTTCCGGTTCGAGCAGGCCGCGGTGTCCCGCCAGGGCGTACCTCCGGTGGTCGCGCACTCGCTGGTCGTGGCGGGGTTGCCGTTGGACATGGGCCCGTTCTTCTGGGCGCAGGCCCAGCCGGGGCGTCCGGTGCCGACGCTGGCGGAGCTGGCGGCCGAGCGCGGGGTGCAGCCGGCCTCCGACGCGGGCTCGTACCTCGTCATGGGCAGCGACTTCGGCAAGGCGATCTGCGTGCAGTACGGGACGGCGAACATCGTCGCCGTACCCGTCGAGGCGGGCCCTGGCGGTGTCCCCGTACCGCCGCAGTTCGTGAACACGGGCCTGCCCGAGTTCCAGCGCTGCCTGGCGCTGCTCGGCCGGATGTGGCGGCTTCGCTTCGGTCTGAACCAGGAGCAGGCGGGTCGTTGGACCGTCGACTTCCAGGCCCAGCTGGCCTCGCTCGATCCGGCGGCGCTGGGCTCGCCGGAAAGCTGGTGGTCGGTGCTGCTGGAGCAGATGTGGGACGGGCTGCTGTGA
- a CDS encoding SMI1/KNR4 family protein — MTTGRLGQQAAPPNAAYAGQVVHFPDPVRATRHPRGVRVDERGYPDFSPYARAAAEIADPPEGFGVDELRLTDYVSANAALSATGHDLWDTVPAVATPHGWTWHHVVGSRRLELIPVEVKALLRHHGGIATTRVDQNKRGTRPLQETRPAHFGLPKSSVAVTESQVQGVEEDLGYRLPGAYRSFLKAAGGSAPVGAALDAELGLLVDQPFFTVRDEAAVNDLVYVNKCLRDHLTKDYLGVGFVQGGLLAVKVKGEGAGSVWFCAYDDARDVDPSLPPAERVQRLLLPCGADFDVFLSRLAGNPPELETVANLMVDGGFARSVPVSSVGVN; from the coding sequence ATGACGACAGGTCGGCTCGGGCAACAAGCCGCGCCGCCGAACGCGGCCTATGCCGGGCAGGTCGTGCATTTCCCGGATCCGGTCCGGGCCACGCGTCATCCCAGAGGGGTGCGGGTGGACGAGCGTGGCTACCCCGACTTCTCGCCGTACGCGCGAGCCGCCGCCGAGATCGCCGATCCGCCGGAGGGTTTCGGGGTCGACGAACTGCGGCTGACGGACTACGTGTCGGCGAACGCGGCACTGTCGGCGACCGGTCACGATCTGTGGGACACGGTGCCGGCGGTGGCGACGCCGCACGGCTGGACGTGGCACCACGTGGTGGGTTCGCGGCGGCTCGAGCTGATCCCGGTCGAGGTGAAGGCCCTGCTGCGGCATCACGGCGGGATCGCGACGACACGTGTCGACCAGAACAAGCGGGGGACGCGGCCGTTGCAGGAGACGCGTCCGGCGCATTTCGGGCTGCCGAAGTCGTCGGTGGCGGTGACGGAGTCGCAGGTGCAGGGGGTCGAGGAGGATCTCGGGTACCGGCTGCCGGGCGCGTACCGGTCGTTCCTGAAGGCGGCGGGCGGGTCGGCGCCGGTGGGGGCCGCGCTGGACGCGGAGTTGGGACTCCTGGTCGACCAGCCGTTCTTCACGGTGCGGGACGAGGCGGCGGTCAACGACCTCGTGTACGTCAACAAGTGCCTGCGCGACCACCTGACGAAGGACTACCTCGGTGTCGGCTTCGTCCAGGGCGGTCTGCTGGCCGTGAAGGTGAAGGGCGAGGGGGCCGGATCGGTCTGGTTCTGCGCCTACGACGACGCGCGGGATGTCGATCCCTCGCTGCCGCCGGCGGAGCGCGTGCAGCGGCTGTTGCTGCCCTGCGGTGCGGACTTCGATGTGTTCCTGTCCCGACTGGCCGGTAATCCGCCGGAGTTGGAGACGGTGGCGAACCTGATGGTGGACGGCGGTTTCGCGCGGTCCGTTCCGGTGTCCTCGGTGGGGGTGAACTGA